A portion of the Dethiobacter alkaliphilus AHT 1 genome contains these proteins:
- a CDS encoding MBL fold metallo-hydrolase, which yields MTTNRNRSAQRGYPHQSLQQYGCTRLLIPTPFPIGPTNVYLLQGDIPTLIDTGTMWPVGQEAMATALAREGLAPQDIGRVLITHGHSDHAGLASWLQEQGAEIFIHPAEAQKLSGIDMFALREKFLRQTGVPEEMIASFRKVGDIRYYGNLKDYQPLSDGDEFSCGRLTLSVVATPGHCHGHMAFYEAEKQILFGGDTLLENVSPNPMPELHMGERTPSLTEFLKTLQRLEGLPARTVLPGHGDPFQNIAERIAHVRQEHQVRLQTVLTLLADGLTPYQLALKLYGQVRGWNVYLAMAETCAHLDFLMEIKLVQVTENNTGGIVYRPAAGQMPGNLKLHNNST from the coding sequence ATGACTACGAATAGAAACCGTTCTGCGCAGCGGGGCTACCCACACCAGTCACTGCAGCAGTACGGCTGCACCCGCCTTCTTATACCCACTCCTTTTCCCATTGGCCCCACCAATGTTTACCTGCTGCAGGGGGATATCCCCACCCTGATTGATACCGGTACCATGTGGCCTGTGGGCCAAGAAGCAATGGCAACTGCACTGGCCCGGGAGGGCCTGGCCCCGCAGGATATCGGCCGGGTCCTAATCACCCACGGACACAGCGATCACGCCGGACTGGCCTCTTGGCTACAAGAGCAAGGCGCAGAAATTTTTATCCATCCTGCTGAAGCCCAAAAGCTCTCCGGCATAGATATGTTTGCCCTGCGAGAAAAGTTTCTCCGACAGACCGGCGTTCCTGAAGAAATGATTGCCTCGTTTCGCAAAGTTGGCGACATCCGCTACTACGGCAATCTTAAAGACTATCAGCCACTATCGGACGGAGATGAATTTTCCTGCGGCCGGTTAACCTTGTCGGTGGTGGCCACACCGGGCCACTGCCACGGTCATATGGCTTTTTACGAAGCCGAAAAGCAAATACTCTTTGGCGGCGATACTTTACTGGAAAATGTCAGCCCCAACCCCATGCCCGAACTTCACATGGGAGAGCGCACCCCAAGCCTTACGGAATTTCTGAAAACACTGCAGCGGCTGGAAGGACTTCCTGCCCGCACCGTACTGCCGGGGCACGGCGACCCGTTTCAAAACATCGCTGAAAGGATTGCCCATGTTCGCCAGGAACATCAAGTGCGCCTGCAGACAGTACTGACGCTTTTGGCAGACGGTCTCACCCCTTACCAACTGGCACTAAAGCTCTATGGGCAGGTCCGGGGCTGGAATGTTTATCTTGCCATGGCTGAAACCTGTGCCCATCTGGACTTTCTGATGGAAATAAAGTTAGTACAGGTAACTGAGAATAACACAGGCGGCATAGTGTACCGCCCGGCTGCCGGGCAAATGCCGGGAAACTTAAAGCTCCATAATAACAGCACTTAA
- a CDS encoding 3-hydroxybutyryl-CoA dehydrogenase: protein MSIQKIGVIGAGTMGSGIATVALNAGFAVVLQDVADEFIQRGKKSIASNLGRAVKKGKITQQEADDRLAKLTITTSLAQMQDVDVVIEAIFEDMAKKREIYAELDRICKPQTWFASNTSGLSITEMGAATNRPDRMVGMHFFNPVPVMKLVEVIRGDATSDEIFSAAMSLSQTLGKEPIAVNEAPLFVVNRILVPMLNEAVFVLQEGVASREDIDKGMQLGANHPIGPLALCDLVGLDVMLMVLDNLYAEMGDSKYRACPLLRKMVRAGRLGRKSGKGFYDYE, encoded by the coding sequence ATGTCGATACAAAAGATCGGTGTGATAGGTGCCGGCACCATGGGCAGCGGCATTGCCACAGTGGCTCTTAATGCCGGATTTGCCGTGGTGCTCCAGGATGTGGCCGATGAATTTATCCAGCGCGGCAAAAAATCCATAGCTTCCAATTTGGGACGTGCGGTAAAGAAGGGGAAAATCACCCAGCAGGAGGCCGATGACCGCCTGGCCAAACTGACCATCACCACCAGTCTGGCACAAATGCAGGATGTGGACGTTGTAATTGAAGCCATCTTTGAGGATATGGCCAAAAAGAGGGAGATTTACGCTGAGCTGGACCGGATATGTAAGCCCCAGACCTGGTTTGCCTCCAACACTTCCGGTTTGAGCATCACCGAAATGGGCGCCGCCACTAACCGTCCGGACCGTATGGTAGGAATGCACTTTTTTAACCCGGTGCCGGTGATGAAGCTGGTGGAGGTCATCCGCGGTGACGCCACCTCCGATGAAATCTTTTCTGCCGCCATGTCTTTATCACAGACTTTGGGCAAGGAACCCATTGCCGTCAATGAAGCACCGCTTTTTGTGGTAAACCGCATTCTTGTTCCCATGCTAAATGAAGCAGTTTTTGTCCTGCAGGAAGGTGTGGCTTCCCGTGAAGATATTGACAAAGGGATGCAGCTGGGGGCAAATCACCCAATTGGCCCACTGGCCCTCTGTGATTTGGTAGGGCTGGATGTGATGCTGATGGTATTGGATAACCTTTATGCGGAAATGGGTGACTCCAAATACCGGGCCTGTCCCCTGTTAAGAAAAATGGTCCGGGCAGGACGCCTGGGCCGCAAATCCGGTAAAGGATTTTATGACTACGAATAG